From a single Andrena cerasifolii isolate SP2316 chromosome 8, iyAndCera1_principal, whole genome shotgun sequence genomic region:
- the LOC143372488 gene encoding baculoviral IAP repeat-containing protein 8-like — MTGIIKHRDLESDQSFKPSANPHLVPSPPTPAHVLSDEVDNIDYHFEAARLQSFENWPVSYIEPEKLAAAGFYYTGEDDKVRCFECHVEICQWVEGDNPMVDHQRWSARCRFIRKIHCSNVPIGVDPSTVLPPRSRSWDVCGPCGVKYQPTSGPDNHNFATELQLPSTAKLSCLGLGRPKGLVHSEYASYDARLCTFETWPKFMPQTKQQLADAGFYYTGKGDQTLCYHCGGGLKDWEPEDDPWEQHAKWFSKCYYLLMVKGQDYVNKITGQHISPPSKEETLQMNLPSFIKKVEPVEEAECNPGPSSESKGSNNSGLANAIGSNVAFIKGRTEDVTNTGTQYNKPIDDARMCKICYNGELGVVFLPCGHIVACVKCAPDMTTCAVCREPVTMTVRAFFS, encoded by the exons ATGACTGGTATCATCAAGCACAGAGATTTGGAAAGCGATCAAAGTTTTAAGCCTTCAGCAAATCCACATTTGGTACCATCCCCGCCTACACCAGCTCACGTATTGAGCGACGAAGTGGATAATATCGACTATCACTTTGAAGCAGCTAGACTACAGAGCTTTGAAAATTGGCCTGTATCATATATTGAACCTGAAAAACTTGCAGCGGCTGGATTCTATTACACTGGTGAAGATGATAAAGTGAGATGTTTTGAATGCCACGTAGAGATATGTCAATGGGTAGAAGGCGATAACCCTATGGTTGACCATCAACGTTGGTCAGCCAGGTGTAGATTTATTCGCAAAATACATTGCAGTAATGTGCCAATTGGGGTTGATCCTAGTACCGTTCTACCGCCCAGATCGAGAAGCTGGGATGTATGTGGACCTTGCGGTGTTAAGTATCAGCCCACTTCTGGTCCCGACAATCATAATTTCGCCACAGAATTACAATTACCAAGCACAGCAAAATTGAGCTGTTTAGGACTGGGAAGGCCCAAAGGATTGGTACATTCCGAGTATGCCAGTTATGATGCCAGGCtatgtactttcgaaacatGGCCAAAGTTTATGCCACAAACGAAACAGCAGTTAGCAGATGCAGGCTTTTATTATACTGGAAAAGGTGATCAGACGTTATGCTATCATTGTGGAGGGGGTTTAAAAGATTGGGAACCAGAGGACGATCCTTGGGAACAGCACGCGAAATGGTTCTCTAAATGCTACTATCTACTAATGGTTAAGGGTCAAGATTATGTTAATAAAATAACGGGTCAGCACATATCGCCGCCGTCTAAAGAA GAAACATTGCAAATGAATTTAcctagttttattaaaaaagttgaACCTGTTGAAGAAGCGGAATGTAACCCTGGTCCAAGTTCTGAAAGTAAAGGGTCTAACAATAGTGGGTTAGCGAACGCGATTGGAAGTAATGTAGCATTCATAAAAGGGAGGACGGAAGATGTAACAAATACAGGGACACAATACAATAAGCCCATAGATGACGCAAGGATGTGTAAAATTTGTTATAACGGAGAGTTAGGAGTAGTATTTCTACCATGTGGACATATAGTTGCGTGTGTTAAGTGTGCCCCAGATATGACAACTTGTGCTGTATGTAGAGAACCTGTTACTATGACCGTGCGGGCCTTCTTCTCATAG